In a single window of the Leucoraja erinacea ecotype New England unplaced genomic scaffold, Leri_hhj_1 Leri_1293S, whole genome shotgun sequence genome:
- the LOC129715649 gene encoding lithostathine-1-alpha-like codes for MPAASYTKDNVFIRAEKTWIEAQNFCRVEHSDLVSIQSLEENALVAQVLQSDMPAWIGLFNRHQSEYSWMWANGDEFIYSNWDNFYPMDYATMSVCVIMLNGRWKDVPCDFKFSFVCYRG; via the exons ATGCCTGCTGCATCTTACACGAAGGACAATGTCTTCATTCGAGCTGAGAAGACCTGGATCGAAGCGCAGAACTTCTGCCGGGTTGAGCACTCGGACCTGGTCAGCATCCAGTCGCTGGAGGAGAACGCACTTGTCGCCCAGGTTCTCCAGAGCGACATGCCGGCTTGGATTGGCCTCTTCAACCGGCACCAGTCCGAATACAGCTGGATGTGGGCCAACGGCGACGAGTTCATCTACTCCAACTGGGACAACTTCTACCCGATGGACTACGCCACCATGTCCGTCTGCGTCATCATGCTGAACGGCCGCTGGAAGGACGTGCCCTGCGACTTCAAGTTCTCTTTCGTCTGCTACAGGG GTTAA